AGTATATAATGGATTTGATATTGTTACTATACTAGGATTTAAAATTACTCCCGAACTCCCAAGTCCTGTAGGGGGAACCGGAGCAGTCGGCACTTCTATACCGCTGAGATTAAGAAGAACTACATTTGGATTAGGTGCTTCCACAATTTTCTGACTCGGAGTCATTACATTAACAGTTTTTGGATTTATATTCAGTTCCAAAGGATCACGGCTTATACCGCTGATTGGTATATTTACTCCCAGATTTATTTCCTTAGGTGTCTGTAACGGCTGATAAGGCTTCCCGGAAATCCCGCCTTTACTTCCGCTGGTAACCATATAATTCCCGTCTGCATCATAATATCCTGATACCTTTGAATTATATCTTGCATTATCTGAACTATTGTCCACACCTTTTCCATATTCTTCATAACCAGCTGAAAAGAATACCTGCCATTCAAGATATTCCGGCTTTACTATGTAATCACTCTGTACATACAAATCCTTCAGCTCTTTATTTTTTTCTTTAAGCACACGCTCAATTATCTGATAGTTTTTATTATTTGATTTATTTTGTTCCAGATTTTTTACTGCATTATTGTACATTCTGTCATATTTACCTGTTCCTGCATTGCCGGAAGCTTCTATACCAGACGTTAATACTGCATTTAATGCCATAAACGATATTAATAATTTTTTCTTTTGTTTCATTATTTTCCTCCATTTTATATTAACCTGTTTTATCCTAAGTAGTTATAGCGTTAGTTATTTAGATAAACAGTTTCTTGAATTCTATAAAACCTTCTTAATTTTCATAATTTTTTATATTTTCCTCCTTCCTTTAATATAATTTTTTCTAAAAATTCGATTCATATTTGTTACAGAATTCACTATTATATTTTAATAGATATCTTGAACAAAGTCAATATTATTATATATTTCAGAGTCATTTCGCCATCTCTAATTATTGAAAAAACGGTTAATTATTTTTATATAGATAAATATTTTTTTCACATATTTAAACAATTGTCTTTTAGAATTTATTATTTTTTATAAATATTATCACATAATAAAAAATACCGAATATTTAATTCAGTATCTTTCCAAAATATTTTTTTATAATTCCAGTCTCAGACTACGACACCGAAAATCATCTTTCTCTCACAACCTCACCATTTCGAAATTTCATAACAGGAAAGCTTCCTCCTGATATTTCACTTTTCGGCACGGCATTCTCTATTCTTCTAACATCTTCCTCACTGAGTTTTACCTCAAGAGACTTTAATGAATCTAAAAATGTAGCAGTACGGCTTGCACCTATTAACGGAATTATGTCGTCACCCTTAGACAGCATCCATGCAAAAGCAAGCTGTGACACTGTGATCTGTTTTTCATCTGCAATTTTTTGCAGTCTGTTTACTAAAGCAACATTTTTTTCAATATTCTCTTTAAAAAACAGAGGAACAAAACCACCTGTACTCTTTTGAATACGTTCCTGCGTCCATATCCCTCCGAGCAGCCCGTGAGCTAAAGCACCAAATCCTACCACAGGTATTCCAAGTTCTCTCGCAACCGGCAGAATATCTGTTTCCATTCCACGGTTAAAAAGAGAGTACTCTGCTTCAAATAAACTGATCGGATGAACTGCATCTGCTCTTCTCAAAGTTTCCTCATCTACCTGTGTCATACCAATATGTTTTACATAGCCTTCTTTTACCAATTCCGCAATTGCACCGATAGTTTCCTCCACCGGAATCCCGAGATCAATTCTTGCAGGCTGAAAAAGATCTACATAATCAAGATTCATCCGTTTTAATGAATGTGCCAGATAGTTTTTTATATTAAACGGTTTCACGTCCAGCCCGTACATCTGACCGCTTGGAGCAGTTAATGCCCTGAATTTCAATGAAACAAAGACATCTTCCCGTTTACGCCCGCTTAATGCTTCGCCAATAACCATTTCACTCATTCCTGAACCATAGAAATCTGCAGTGTTAAGCATATTCACACCGGAATCCAAAGCTGTGTGTATCGTATTAATATATTCCGATTTATTTTCATACTTTGTCATACTTCCGCACCCAAGCCCGAATCTTGGTAATTCTAATCTGTTTGTTTGATTTCCCATTACAAATGCCTCCTGATATTTTCATTATTTATTTTTTCATAGTATAATCTTTTACATTGTTAATTATTATTGTAAATAATTGTAAATTTTCCTTTTATTCGTTACTCTCTTTTTCCAGTATTTTATCCACAAGACGGGAAAAGTTTTTCTTTTCTTCCTCATCTAAATTAGACATTGCTGTATCTTCTGCATATCTCATTGTTTCCCATAATATTAAAACTGTTTTCTCTCCGTTTTCTGTTAAAATAAGGCTGTACGCTCTTCTGTCGGAAATGTTTCTCTTTCTTTCAAGATATTTTTTTTCTTCAAGAAGATCAATAATATGTCCCATCGTGGACTGATCGATATTAAGACGGCCTGCTATTTCTTTCTGGGTAATTAAAGGATATTCCCTCACTGCAAGCATAGCACCGAAATGCTTTGGCGTTATTCCGTATTCTGTTAACTTCTCAGTGAATACTTCTGATATATCTGCCAGTATTTTTGATAATTTAAATCTATATGTCCCTTTAAAAGAAATCATTTTTTCACCTCTTTTGTCACAATTTTTTAAAATAATAAGTTCAACTTATGATAAGTATAACTTACTATTTTAAAAATGTCAATAAAATTTTACTTATGGTTATTTTTCATTAAAATCAATTTTTAGTTTTAATTGAAAAATCACAATAAAACATGGATTAATAAAAATACATAAATTTTTTTTATATTATCCTATATTTAAATTTTTGAAAATATTTATTCTAGACGACTCTTTAAATGTCCTTAATTTAATTTTTTCAAAAGAAAAAGAGCATTTCCGAAATGAACATACCAATTTCTATTCCGAAAACACTCTACTTTCTTTATTTTATTACTTAAAATACTGCCTTTAAAGTTACTCCTGCCCTGTAGTCATCCTCTTTATCATTCCCTGTAGAATATTCTCCTGTAAGGAATATTCCGTATCTGTCTGCTACTTCTACCCCTATTGCTGCCTTTGTTCTAAATGTTCCTTTTTCATCTTCAGGCTTTGATAATTTATGGTAACCATCTTCTATGGCTATTAATCTTGCTTTCTCTCTTTCATTCAGATCTGCAAGCTCATATTCATAGGCAAGATCTAACGTCCCTTTCAACTGCCATGCTGTATTCACTCCTAACGGCACAGCACCTTTTAGTTCTACTCCTGCTCTCGGCTTTGCACTCCATGCATCATTTCCTTCCACTTCCAAAGCTTCAAGTCCCTTTTCCTCAAATGACGGTCTTGTCACATACATAGCCTTAAATGCTCCATAAGGCATTATACTTGCTTTTTTCCCAAGTTCAAATTTCTTACCAAGTATATTATCACTTGTTATACTGTATGTTTCATATGTTCCGTCCATTTCTGACCTGTTGTTCGGGCTCGGCCAGTCTATGTTTCTGTCCACATTATGAATACTCGCTCTTCCTGTCAGATCATTTCTTACTTCCCAGCCGTTTGCCTTATATTTATTATGTACCCCGAGCTGGATTGTGTCCACCCATTCTTCGCTTTCATTTCCGTCTTTAAACTCAAATCCTGTATGAACATACCCCAATGAATATCCGAATGTGTGTCTGTATGTTCTTTCTACCTCACGTAAAGCCAGCACCCCTGTTGTTGTGTAATCATAACCTGTTACTCCGTCTGTTTCCTCTTTGTTCTTACCTTTTCCTGCTATTACGCTTATTTTTATATTTTCTTTTGTGTTATTTGATGAATCCTGTAATAAATGCAGTGAATCTTCAAATGCTTTTGCTATATCATATTCTCTCTGATTTATATTAGCATACACATTTCCTGCAAGACTCGCCATTACATGTCTAAAGTCAGTTTCATTTGTTATATAGTTAATTTTATCATATATTTTTCTGCCTTCACCTGTTGTAACAGCATATTTCTCATTAAGTTCTCTTCCAAAATCCTCAAACCACAGACCATCCGTGAAATCCATATATGCTTTTCTTGTCATTACAAGGTTGCTTCCCTGAGCTGTCGCATCCCATGTTAATGATTGTGATATATATTCCCCTTTTCCTGCTGCTCCTTTAAATATATTTTCAAATATATATCTGTCTGCTGCTGTTCCTACTGCGAAATCAGGCGCTACTTCCAATTTGTCAGGTATTACGCCGCCGAATCCTACTTGGCTTGACGAGTTTGTTGTCGGTGTATTCGTAGCGGGATCTATTGTTACTATTACTCTTATTCCGTCATAATTAAAGTTTCCGCCCACATTTATATTTATTACTCCTGAATTTACCAATGTCGGCATATCAGGCAGATTATACTGCTTTGATGTATACCCCTGTGTTGTCCCTGTTGTATCTGTTATATTACTTAATTCCACTGTAGGAGTATAAGATATTCCCAGACCTGTTCCTGTGATATTAATAATTCCGTGGTTTATAAGTTTTGTATCGTCTCCTGCAAGATATATTCCTGTTACATCATTTCCCGTTACATTTATCACCGATCCTGAATGGTTATATATCTGAGCTCCGCTCTGACCTGCTATTCCCATTACATTATCACCTGTCATATTAATTGTACCGTAATTATTTACTGTTGCATAATCTGCTGCAAATATACCTTTTGCATCATCTCCGACACCATTTATTATTCCGTAATTATCTGCTGTGTAACCTGCTCCTTTTACATAAATTCCGATTCCTTCTTTTCCTACCTGTATTGTTTTTCCTGAATTATTTGTTATATTTGACTTCTCCCCGTATATCCCCACTGAATATCCAGTTTTATATTTGTTTCCGCTGGAATCTGTATGCTCTACAAGGTTCGAATCTCCAAGAACAATATCAGCATTATTTACTATATTTGCTCCTTTAGCATATACCCCTATATTTGAAACCCCTGTATTTCCAGTTATATTTGCATTATTAACAAATGATCCGCCGTTTTTCAAATAATATCCTATATTGTCAGAACCTGTCATCGTCAAAGTTCCGCTGTTATCTGCCGCAAGTACAGAATCAGCAAACACAAATATACTGTTATTACCTATTACTGCTGATTGGTTATTTGTAAATGACGGTGCTGTACTTCCTGTGAATACAAATCCGTACGATCCGTCCCCTACAGATAACAAGGAATTATTTATTACTGTTCCTGCCTGATTTACCGCATATACACCTACTGCATCATTCTGCCCTACTGTTATTGATGAACCGGTATTCAAAGTAATTGTTCCGCCCTCGGAATATATTCCTGTTCCGCCGTTTCCTGCTGCTATCGCTCCGTCATTTGTTATATTTCCATTCAGATTATATATTCCTATTGAATTATCTCCTACATTTACAGAGCTTCCTGTTGAGTTCAGAATGCTGCTTCCCGCATTATCTGCATATATTCCCACTCCCGGCTGAACAGCACTTACAGAATTACCTATTAGTATTGTTCCGCTGTTTGTAATATTATTTGCTCCTGCTGTATATATTCCTATTGACTGATCACCGCTCAAATCTATTTTATTAGCATTTGTCACAACAGTTGCTGTTAATGACGAATTTTCCGAGTATATTCCCACAGCCTTTTGGCTTGCACTGTTGATTTCTGCTGTTCCTATATTTGATACACTTGATCCGTCTTTCAGGAATAAACCTGTTGATTCCTGTCCTATTGTTATTATCCCGTTATTATTAACTATATGTGATAACAGGCTTGCTGAACTCTCGGCATATATACCTACTGAATTATTATTTATTGTTATTGTACCTTCATTTCTTCCTCTTGCTCCTCCTGTAAGATACATTCCTGCTGATGAGTCTCCAAGCGTTATTATTCCGCGATTTGTTCCTTCTTCATTTACTATCTGTCCTCCGGAACCTGATACTGTATGTCCCGGAACTGCTGCATGCTGACCGCTCAGCACCATTCCCGATACATTTGTACCTGTGGAATTAATATTCGACCCTGTTCCAAATAAAGCTGCTGTTCCTATACCATTTATCAGCGATCCGTTCGACCCCAGTGTTCCAGTTGTATTATTATAGAAATCTCCTCCTATCATATTACCTACTACATATGTAGAACCTGGTGTTGAAGTTACTGTGAACGGTGTAGACAGATTTATGCTCGAACCTGCATCTGTTATCATCAATGTTATATTCTGTCCGTTTACAGATATACTTCCTCCAAGATTAGTCAGGCTGCTTCCGTTTGTAAGATAATATCCTATTGCATTATCTCCGTTTAATGCCACTGTTCCGCCGTTTATTGCACCTGTACTTCCATTAACATAAACTCCTACTCCGTCTTTTCCCACAGTTATATTTCCGTCTATGTTCAATGTTGAATTTACTGCATATATTCCTATTCCTGCCTCACTGCCTGATACATCTATATTTGAAGATGAAGTTAAGTTTATTACAGAATTGGCAACTGGTACTGCTGTGTTATTGGCATATATTCCGTATCCGCCATGTGTTGTTCCTGTTGACACGATATTTCCGCTGTTATTTATATTTATTGATTTATCTCCGTATCCCGGAGTCCCCGGCAGCTGATTTACACCATATATACCTACACTTTTATTACCCATATTTATCGTTCCGGCGTTTACTGCTGCAGTTCCGTTTGCAGCGTATATCCCCACTGATTCTTCCCCGTTCATTTTTATAAGACTTCCTGATGTATTTGTCACATTTCCAAAGTCAGCTAATATTCCCGTTGAATTATTTCCTGAT
Above is a window of Sebaldella sp. S0638 DNA encoding:
- a CDS encoding aldo/keto reductase, with product MGNQTNRLELPRFGLGCGSMTKYENKSEYINTIHTALDSGVNMLNTADFYGSGMSEMVIGEALSGRKREDVFVSLKFRALTAPSGQMYGLDVKPFNIKNYLAHSLKRMNLDYVDLFQPARIDLGIPVEETIGAIAELVKEGYVKHIGMTQVDEETLRRADAVHPISLFEAEYSLFNRGMETDILPVARELGIPVVGFGALAHGLLGGIWTQERIQKSTGGFVPLFFKENIEKNVALVNRLQKIADEKQITVSQLAFAWMLSKGDDIIPLIGASRTATFLDSLKSLEVKLSEEDVRRIENAVPKSEISGGSFPVMKFRNGEVVRER
- a CDS encoding MarR family winged helix-turn-helix transcriptional regulator, with amino-acid sequence MISFKGTYRFKLSKILADISEVFTEKLTEYGITPKHFGAMLAVREYPLITQKEIAGRLNIDQSTMGHIIDLLEEKKYLERKRNISDRRAYSLILTENGEKTVLILWETMRYAEDTAMSNLDEEEKKNFSRLVDKILEKESNE